The Thermus brockianus genome window below encodes:
- a CDS encoding alpha/beta fold hydrolase, with protein MRRRGYLHLYGLHLVFERVGQGPPVLLLAEEASRWPEDLPEGYTFYLLDLPGHGRTGGPPMAPEELAEYVVGFLVMLNLGSPPILTRGLGEAVGRVLRERGYRVLPGGNLPAALAKAFEV; from the coding sequence ATGAGGCGGAGGGGCTACCTCCACCTCTACGGGCTCCACCTGGTCTTTGAGCGGGTGGGGCAGGGCCCGCCCGTCCTCCTCCTCGCCGAGGAGGCTTCCCGCTGGCCCGAGGACCTCCCCGAGGGGTATACCTTCTACCTCCTGGACCTCCCGGGCCACGGGCGCACGGGGGGCCCTCCCATGGCCCCGGAGGAGCTCGCCGAGTACGTGGTGGGCTTCCTGGTCATGCTCAACCTGGGCTCGCCCCCCATTCTCACCCGGGGCCTGGGGGAGGCGGTGGGAAGGGTGCTGCGGGAGCGGGGCTACCGGGTGCTCCCTGGGGGTAACCTGCCAGCAGCCTTGGCAAAGGCCTTTGAGGTTTGA
- a CDS encoding alpha/beta fold hydrolase, with amino-acid sequence MGEVRLFPGLLSPPAGLDFLRLPAEEGLHLVAFGEGALEALRAAFREEAKSLVLLSPILRRDALLTAKLRALRFGLERGGVEGFATIGRALFFGPLAAESEEVFQAWREGLDEEKVRLWLEQVEGLGDERRWLRGTKARVLVVQGALDAFTPPHHGQEAADFAKGEALRFTLEGAGHFVPWEAWEEVRSLVADFLLGESFRLPGGLAL; translated from the coding sequence GTGGGCGAGGTGCGGCTCTTTCCCGGCCTCCTTTCCCCCCCGGCGGGGCTGGACTTCCTGAGGCTTCCGGCGGAGGAGGGGCTCCACCTGGTGGCCTTCGGGGAGGGGGCCCTCGAGGCCTTGCGGGCGGCTTTCCGGGAGGAGGCGAAAAGCCTGGTCCTCCTTTCCCCCATCCTCCGGCGGGACGCCCTCCTCACCGCCAAGCTAAGGGCCCTCCGCTTCGGCTTGGAAAGGGGTGGGGTGGAGGGGTTTGCCACCATCGGGCGGGCCCTCTTCTTTGGCCCCCTGGCGGCGGAAAGCGAGGAGGTCTTCCAGGCCTGGCGGGAGGGGCTTGACGAGGAGAAGGTGCGGCTCTGGCTGGAGCAGGTAGAGGGCCTTGGGGACGAGCGGCGCTGGCTTAGGGGCACAAAGGCCCGGGTCCTGGTGGTCCAAGGCGCCCTGGACGCCTTCACCCCGCCCCACCATGGCCAAGAGGCGGCGGACTTCGCCAAGGGGGAGGCCTTGCGCTTCACCCTAGAGGGGGCGGGCCACTTCGTCCCCTGGGAGGCTTGGGAGGAGGTGCGCTCCTTGGTGGCGGACTTCCTCCTGGGGGAAAGCTTCCGGCTTCCCGGGGGGCTTGCCCTATGA
- a CDS encoding PaaI family thioesterase — MELPAFLQRETLDQTLGVRYLKLTPEEVVAELEVSPRVHQPFGFLHGGATVALAESVASVGGFLHCPPGHAAFGLEINCNHIRKKQGGVIRAVGRPLHVGRTTQVWEVKVYDEAERLIAASRCTLAVVPLKPGS; from the coding sequence ATGGAGCTTCCCGCCTTCCTGCAAAGGGAAACCCTGGACCAGACCCTCGGGGTGCGCTACCTGAAGCTCACCCCCGAGGAGGTGGTGGCGGAGCTGGAGGTATCCCCCAGGGTCCACCAGCCCTTCGGCTTCCTCCACGGCGGGGCCACGGTGGCCCTGGCGGAAAGCGTGGCCAGCGTGGGGGGGTTCCTCCACTGCCCCCCGGGGCACGCCGCCTTCGGCCTGGAGATCAACTGCAACCACATCCGCAAGAAGCAAGGGGGGGTCATCCGGGCCGTGGGCCGGCCCCTGCACGTGGGCCGCACCACCCAGGTCTGGGAGGTGAAGGTCTACGATGAGGCGGAACGCCTCATCGCCGCAAGCCGTTGCACCCTGGCGGTGGTGCCCCTAAAGCCAGGAAGTTAG
- a CDS encoding dipeptidase: MVPVMVDAHLDLAYNACALGRDLTLPLEALRAVDPHPDTPLVTLPSLKEAGVAVAFATLFADPREGGREDWLEEVYAQLALYEAWEARGLVRLLREGKDLALHLARYPEDGVLGLILLLEGAHALESPEDLLSLRERGLRLLSLTWATGNPYAGGNAEEGPLTEKGKALLREMERLGVALDLSHLAEEAAWEALGAYGGPVCATHANCRALSPSPRHLSDALLRALGERGGVLGLVPYNAFLDPGWRRGMARLPLEAFLRHKAHAESLLGPKGVGLGTDWDGGFGLEATPLGLERHRDLRALGDAGFLGGNWLSWLTSWL, encoded by the coding sequence ATGGTGCCCGTCATGGTGGACGCCCACCTGGACCTGGCCTATAACGCCTGCGCCCTAGGCCGGGACCTCACCCTGCCCCTGGAGGCCCTTCGGGCGGTGGACCCCCACCCCGACACCCCCTTGGTGACCCTGCCGAGCCTGAAGGAGGCGGGGGTGGCGGTGGCCTTCGCCACCCTCTTCGCCGACCCCCGGGAAGGGGGAAGGGAGGACTGGCTGGAGGAGGTCTACGCCCAGCTCGCCCTCTACGAGGCCTGGGAGGCAAGGGGCCTGGTGCGCCTCCTACGGGAGGGGAAGGATCTCGCCCTTCACCTTGCCCGCTACCCGGAAGACGGCGTCCTGGGGCTTATCCTCCTCCTGGAGGGCGCCCACGCCCTGGAATCCCCGGAGGACCTCCTTTCCCTTCGGGAGCGGGGCTTGAGGCTCCTTTCCCTCACCTGGGCCACGGGAAACCCCTACGCCGGGGGGAACGCCGAGGAGGGGCCCCTCACGGAAAAGGGGAAGGCCCTCCTCAGGGAGATGGAGCGGCTTGGGGTGGCCCTAGACCTCTCCCACCTGGCGGAGGAGGCGGCCTGGGAGGCCCTTGGGGCCTATGGGGGGCCGGTCTGCGCCACCCACGCCAACTGCCGCGCCCTCTCCCCAAGCCCCCGGCACCTCTCCGACGCCCTCCTTAGGGCCTTGGGGGAGCGGGGCGGGGTCTTGGGCCTCGTGCCCTACAACGCCTTCCTGGACCCCGGCTGGCGGCGGGGGATGGCGAGGCTTCCCTTGGAAGCCTTCCTCCGCCACAAGGCCCATGCGGAAAGCCTCCTCGGGCCCAAGGGCGTGGGCCTCGGCACGGACTGGGACGGGGGGTTTGGCCTCGAGGCCACCCCCCTCGGCCTGGAGCGCCACCGGGACCTCCGGGCCCTAGGGGATGCGGGCTTTTTGGGCGGGAACTGGCTTTCCTGGCTAACTTCCTGGCTTTAG
- the uvrC gene encoding excinuclease ABC subunit UvrC → MGLVRLEDLPPLPEAPGVYLWKRGEEVLYVGKAKSLRARVRSYFHAEGKARRIAQEATGLDFIATRDEVEALLLEANLIKAHRPPYNVLLKDDKHYPFLKLTREPFPTLLVVRRVEEDGAKYYGPFPEAGALRRIKTLIDRLFPLRKNSGYPMRRRRYPCLNHSMGRCLAPCVGKADPEAYREVVRQVEAVLEGKVDWLLARLEAQMREAARRLEFERAAEIRDQMEALKAFFATSQQAFDPELGDLDFLGLARAGALAVVQLFQVRSGRILGRISRVVEKEEATDEEILWAFLRDHYLEASPLPPLVLLPFPLEDLSGLEALLRRRAGRRVEVRVPQRGEKARLLEFAEKNARLTLETELKARERRGDHPALKALQDLLALSTRPFRMEAYDISHLQGQARVFSLAVFEGGRPKRQEYRRMRLRAGNDDYQAMEEGVYRRYTGSLKEMPLPDLLLIDGGLGQVRAAQRGLERAGLRIPLVGLAKKEEVLVTPEGREIRLPLTHPALRLLIHLRDEAHQNGLKQHQKDRSRELFRVLEGIPGIGEARRRLLLERYGGLKALKEAPLEELARLPGMNRKAAEALKAALGELQADVEQKQTTSA, encoded by the coding sequence ATGGGGCTTGTGCGGCTTGAGGACCTTCCCCCCCTTCCCGAAGCCCCCGGGGTCTACCTCTGGAAGCGGGGGGAGGAGGTGCTCTATGTGGGCAAGGCCAAGAGCTTAAGGGCCCGGGTCAGGAGCTACTTCCACGCCGAGGGCAAGGCCCGGCGCATCGCCCAGGAGGCCACGGGGCTAGATTTCATCGCCACCCGGGACGAGGTGGAGGCCCTTCTCCTCGAGGCCAACCTCATCAAGGCCCACCGCCCCCCCTACAACGTCCTCCTCAAGGACGACAAACACTACCCCTTCCTCAAGCTCACCCGCGAGCCCTTCCCCACCCTGCTGGTGGTGCGGCGGGTGGAGGAGGACGGGGCCAAGTACTATGGCCCCTTCCCCGAGGCCGGCGCCCTAAGGCGCATCAAGACCCTCATTGACCGCCTCTTCCCCTTGCGCAAGAACTCGGGCTACCCCATGCGCCGGAGGCGCTACCCCTGCCTGAACCACAGCATGGGCCGCTGCCTCGCCCCTTGCGTGGGCAAGGCGGACCCCGAGGCCTACCGGGAGGTGGTGCGCCAGGTGGAGGCGGTTTTGGAGGGGAAGGTGGACTGGCTTTTGGCCCGCCTCGAGGCCCAGATGCGGGAGGCCGCCCGAAGGCTGGAGTTTGAGCGGGCGGCGGAGATCCGGGACCAGATGGAGGCCCTAAAGGCCTTCTTCGCCACGAGCCAGCAGGCCTTTGACCCGGAGCTTGGGGACTTGGACTTCCTGGGCCTGGCCCGGGCCGGGGCCTTGGCGGTGGTGCAGCTTTTCCAGGTGCGAAGCGGGCGGATCCTGGGCCGCATCAGCCGGGTGGTGGAGAAGGAGGAGGCCACGGACGAGGAGATCCTTTGGGCCTTCCTCCGGGACCACTACCTCGAGGCCTCCCCCCTCCCTCCCCTGGTCCTCCTCCCCTTTCCCCTGGAGGACCTCTCTGGGCTGGAGGCCCTCCTCCGCCGCCGCGCGGGGCGAAGGGTGGAGGTCCGGGTGCCCCAACGGGGAGAAAAGGCGAGGCTACTGGAGTTCGCCGAGAAGAATGCCCGCCTCACCCTGGAAACCGAGCTCAAGGCCCGGGAGCGCCGGGGGGACCACCCCGCCCTCAAGGCCCTCCAGGACCTCCTCGCCCTTTCCACCCGCCCCTTCCGCATGGAGGCCTACGACATAAGCCACCTCCAGGGCCAGGCCCGGGTCTTCTCCCTGGCGGTCTTTGAGGGGGGAAGGCCCAAGCGCCAGGAGTACCGCCGCATGCGCCTAAGGGCGGGGAACGACGACTACCAGGCCATGGAGGAAGGCGTCTACCGCCGCTACACGGGAAGCCTCAAGGAGATGCCCCTTCCCGACCTCCTCCTCATTGACGGGGGCTTGGGCCAGGTGCGGGCGGCGCAACGGGGGCTGGAGCGGGCCGGGCTTAGGATCCCCCTGGTGGGCCTGGCCAAGAAGGAAGAGGTCCTCGTCACCCCGGAAGGGCGGGAGATCCGCCTTCCCCTCACCCACCCCGCCCTAAGGCTCCTCATCCACCTGCGGGACGAGGCGCACCAAAACGGCCTCAAGCAGCACCAAAAGGACCGAAGCCGGGAGCTTTTCCGGGTGCTGGAGGGAATCCCCGGGATCGGGGAGGCCCGGCGGCGCCTCCTTTTGGAGCGCTACGGGGGCCTCAAGGCCCTCAAGGAAGCCCCCCTGGAGGAGCTCGCCCGCCTGCCGGGGATGAACCGCAAGGCGGCGGAGGCCCTCAAGGCCGCCTTAGGGGAGTTGCAGGCGGACGTGGAGCAAAAACAAACCACCTCCGCGTGA
- a CDS encoding arginine--tRNA ligase, which translates to MVRRALEEAIHEALKEMGLELKPKVARAPKDKPGDYGVPLFALAKELKKPPQAIAQELKERLKLPPFVEEAVPVGGYLNFRLRTEALLLEALKEKKPFPKREGLVLIEHTSVNPNKELHVGHLRNIALGDALARILAYAGREVLVLNYIDDTGRQAAETLFALRHYGLTWDGKEKYDHFAGRAYVRLHQDPDYERLQLGIEEVLHALERGELREEVNRILLAQLATMHALNAHYDLLVWESDIVRAGLLGKALALLQQSPYVFRPQEGKYAGALVMDASPFIPGLEDPHFVLVRSGGAATYYAKDIAFQFWKMGLLEGLRFRPYENPFYPGLRTSAPEGEAYTPRARETINVIDVRQSHPQALVRAALALVGHPELAQGAFHLAYETVLLEGKQMSGRKGVAVSVDEVLEEAKRRALAIVEEKNPEHPAKEEAAAMVALGAIRFAMVKTEPKKQIDFRYSEALSFDGDTGPYIQYAHARAHSILRKAGMWGEPDLTQATPYERALALSLLDFEEAVLEAAEEKTPHVLAQYLLDLSAAWNAYYNAKEGGQPATPVLTAPEGLRELRLGLVQRLQETLEAGLGLLGIPAPEVM; encoded by the coding sequence ATGGTGCGCCGCGCCCTGGAAGAGGCCATACACGAAGCCCTGAAGGAGATGGGCCTGGAGCTAAAGCCCAAGGTGGCCCGGGCCCCCAAGGACAAACCCGGGGACTACGGGGTTCCCCTCTTCGCCCTGGCCAAGGAGCTCAAGAAACCCCCCCAGGCCATCGCCCAGGAGCTAAAGGAACGCCTAAAGCTTCCCCCCTTTGTGGAGGAGGCCGTCCCCGTGGGGGGGTACCTGAACTTCCGCCTGCGCACGGAAGCCCTCCTCCTCGAGGCCCTAAAGGAGAAGAAGCCCTTCCCCAAGCGGGAAGGCCTGGTGCTCATTGAGCACACCTCGGTGAACCCCAACAAGGAGCTCCACGTGGGCCACCTGCGGAACATCGCCCTGGGGGACGCCCTGGCCCGCATCCTGGCCTACGCCGGGCGGGAGGTCCTGGTCCTCAACTACATTGACGACACCGGCCGCCAGGCGGCGGAAACCCTCTTCGCCCTGAGGCACTACGGCCTCACCTGGGATGGGAAGGAGAAGTACGATCACTTCGCTGGCAGGGCCTACGTGCGCCTCCACCAGGACCCGGATTACGAAAGGCTCCAGCTGGGGATTGAGGAGGTCCTCCACGCCCTGGAACGGGGGGAGCTCAGGGAGGAGGTGAACCGCATCCTTTTGGCCCAGCTCGCCACCATGCACGCCCTGAACGCCCACTATGACCTTTTGGTCTGGGAGTCGGACATCGTGCGGGCGGGGCTTTTGGGGAAGGCTTTGGCCCTTTTGCAGCAAAGCCCTTACGTCTTCCGCCCGCAGGAGGGCAAGTACGCCGGGGCCCTGGTCATGGACGCTAGCCCCTTCATCCCGGGGCTGGAGGACCCCCACTTCGTCCTGGTGCGCTCCGGGGGCGCCGCCACCTACTACGCCAAGGACATCGCCTTCCAGTTCTGGAAGATGGGGCTTTTGGAGGGCCTCCGCTTCCGCCCCTACGAGAACCCCTTCTACCCCGGCCTAAGGACGAGCGCCCCCGAGGGGGAGGCCTACACCCCCAGGGCCCGGGAAACCATCAACGTCATAGACGTGCGCCAAAGCCACCCCCAGGCCCTGGTACGGGCCGCCTTGGCCCTGGTGGGCCACCCCGAGCTCGCCCAAGGGGCCTTCCACCTGGCCTACGAGACGGTGCTCCTCGAGGGCAAGCAGATGTCGGGAAGGAAGGGCGTGGCGGTGAGCGTGGACGAGGTGCTGGAGGAGGCGAAGCGCAGGGCCTTGGCCATCGTGGAGGAGAAGAACCCCGAGCACCCCGCCAAGGAGGAGGCGGCAGCGATGGTGGCCCTCGGGGCCATCCGCTTCGCCATGGTGAAGACGGAGCCCAAAAAGCAGATTGACTTCCGCTACAGCGAAGCCCTCTCCTTTGACGGGGACACGGGGCCTTACATCCAGTACGCCCACGCCCGGGCCCACAGCATCCTGCGCAAGGCCGGGATGTGGGGCGAGCCGGACCTCACCCAAGCCACCCCCTACGAAAGGGCCCTGGCCCTAAGCCTTTTGGACTTTGAGGAGGCGGTCTTGGAGGCGGCGGAGGAAAAGACCCCCCACGTCCTCGCCCAGTACCTCCTGGACCTCTCGGCGGCCTGGAACGCCTACTACAACGCCAAGGAAGGGGGCCAGCCCGCCACCCCCGTCCTCACCGCCCCCGAGGGCCTGCGGGAGCTACGGCTTGGCCTGGTGCAGCGCCTTCAGGAAACCCTTGAGGCGGGCCTCGGCCTCCTCGGCATCCCCGCCCCCGAGGTAATGTAA
- a CDS encoding S1C family serine protease, which produces MRLALLALLLLFALGQRLTSPEEVARSQVIKKALPAVVRIQGTPTAPGEDQVVGTGFFVSPFRVVTNYHVVRDLADLTVRLTDGRTFPAETFAVDPGIDLALLTVKGVQAPGILAFSKAPAASLPLGMGLVLVGFPYGQGPLASYGILAGLGPLEVPTPDPSIGAEVGEYLFTDAPLTVGNSGSPLLNLQGEVVGVVADVVGGPSGVGGIGVAIPAELAAQSVQDLERFGIPQRGWLGASLVSLEELPPVLLRAVGLTTTQGAMVDRVEPGSPAARAGLRGAQRDAQGRLVALGDVILAVNGKAVKDKAEVVRLIARYRPGDRVRLTLWREGRRLEATLTLVARPRR; this is translated from the coding sequence ATGCGCCTCGCCCTCCTGGCCCTCCTCCTCCTCTTCGCCTTGGGGCAGCGCCTCACCTCCCCCGAGGAGGTGGCGCGCAGCCAGGTGATCAAGAAGGCCCTGCCCGCGGTGGTGCGCATCCAGGGCACCCCCACCGCCCCCGGGGAAGACCAGGTGGTGGGCACGGGCTTCTTCGTGAGCCCTTTCCGGGTGGTGACCAACTACCACGTGGTGCGGGACCTGGCCGACCTCACCGTGCGCTTAACAGACGGGCGCACCTTTCCCGCCGAAACCTTCGCCGTGGATCCGGGGATTGACCTGGCCCTCCTCACGGTGAAGGGGGTCCAGGCCCCGGGGATCCTCGCCTTCAGCAAGGCCCCGGCGGCCAGCCTCCCCTTGGGGATGGGGCTGGTGCTGGTGGGCTTCCCCTACGGCCAGGGGCCCTTGGCCTCCTACGGCATCCTGGCCGGGTTGGGCCCCCTGGAGGTCCCCACCCCCGACCCCAGCATCGGGGCCGAGGTGGGGGAGTACCTCTTCACCGACGCCCCCCTCACCGTGGGGAACTCGGGAAGCCCCCTTTTGAACCTGCAGGGGGAGGTGGTGGGGGTGGTGGCGGACGTGGTGGGGGGGCCCTCCGGGGTGGGGGGGATTGGGGTGGCCATCCCGGCGGAGCTCGCCGCCCAGAGCGTCCAGGACCTGGAGCGCTTCGGCATCCCCCAGCGGGGGTGGCTTGGGGCCAGCCTGGTGAGCCTGGAGGAGCTTCCCCCGGTCCTCCTCCGGGCCGTGGGCCTCACCACCACCCAAGGGGCCATGGTGGACCGGGTGGAGCCGGGTAGCCCCGCCGCCCGGGCGGGGCTTAGGGGGGCGCAGCGGGACGCCCAGGGGCGGCTTGTGGCCCTGGGGGACGTGATCCTGGCGGTGAACGGCAAGGCGGTGAAGGACAAGGCGGAGGTGGTGCGGCTCATCGCCCGCTACCGCCCGGGGGACCGGGTGCGCCTCACCCTGTGGCGGGAAGGGCGGCGCCTCGAGGCCACCCTGACCCTGGTGGCCCGGCCCAGGAGGTGA
- a CDS encoding deoxynucleoside kinase, whose protein sequence is MYVAIEGPIGVGKTTLARLLAEALGAEPLLEVVEENPFLPLFYQDPKRYAFKAQAFFLLSRYRQLSRLKERPLFGGVVADYLFDKDALFASLTLEGAEWDLYLELYRELSPRLPAPDLTLYLRAPVPVLLERIRKRGRPFEAGIDPAYLEALSEAYERHFARYPHPLLVLEADQLDYSQEGPDRERVVALVKAHLSLGV, encoded by the coding sequence GTGTACGTGGCCATTGAAGGCCCCATCGGCGTGGGCAAGACCACCCTGGCCCGGCTCCTGGCCGAGGCCCTGGGGGCGGAGCCCCTTCTGGAGGTGGTGGAGGAAAACCCCTTCTTGCCCCTCTTCTACCAAGACCCCAAGCGCTACGCCTTCAAGGCGCAGGCCTTCTTCCTCCTCTCCCGCTACCGGCAGCTTTCCCGCTTAAAGGAAAGGCCCCTCTTCGGCGGGGTGGTGGCGGACTACCTCTTTGACAAGGACGCCCTCTTCGCCAGCCTCACCCTGGAGGGCGCCGAGTGGGACCTCTACCTGGAGCTTTACCGGGAGCTTTCCCCGAGGCTTCCCGCTCCCGACCTCACCCTTTACCTAAGGGCCCCGGTCCCCGTGCTCCTTGAGCGCATCCGGAAGCGGGGAAGGCCCTTTGAGGCCGGGATAGACCCCGCCTACCTGGAAGCCCTTTCCGAGGCCTACGAGCGCCACTTCGCCCGCTATCCCCATCCCCTCTTGGTCCTCGAGGCAGACCAACTGGACTATTCCCAGGAAGGCCCCGACCGGGAGCGGGTGGTGGCCCTGGTGAAGGCCCACCTTTCCCTTGGGGTATAG
- a CDS encoding deoxynucleoside kinase, with translation MYVAIAGNIGSGKSSLTALLAETFGLKPVYEAVSENPYLEDFYRDMGAYAFPSQVFFLARRVRQHLLEVNGSPRVVQDRTLYEDAFVFAQNLYLEGHLSERDWRTYLELFHGVAPALRKPDLLIYLRASLPTLRRRIAKRGRPYERGIPDGYLLALNRLYEELVASWELSPVHVVDGDQVDFVEDEGAKEALLSALSPLLRP, from the coding sequence ATGTACGTGGCCATCGCCGGCAACATCGGAAGCGGCAAGAGCTCCCTCACCGCCCTCCTCGCCGAAACCTTCGGGCTCAAGCCCGTGTACGAGGCGGTGAGCGAAAACCCCTACCTGGAGGACTTCTACCGGGACATGGGGGCCTACGCCTTCCCCTCCCAGGTCTTCTTCCTGGCCAGGCGGGTGCGGCAACACCTCCTGGAGGTGAACGGAAGCCCCCGCGTGGTCCAGGACCGCACCCTCTACGAGGACGCCTTCGTCTTCGCGCAGAACCTCTACCTTGAAGGCCACCTCTCCGAGCGGGACTGGCGGACCTACCTGGAGCTTTTCCACGGCGTGGCCCCCGCCCTGCGCAAGCCCGACCTCCTCATCTACCTCCGGGCAAGCCTCCCCACCTTAAGGAGGCGCATCGCCAAGCGGGGCCGCCCCTATGAGCGGGGCATCCCCGACGGCTACCTCCTCGCCCTCAACCGCCTTTACGAGGAGCTCGTGGCCTCTTGGGAACTCTCCCCGGTCCACGTGGTGGACGGGGACCAGGTGGACTTCGTGGAGGATGAGGGGGCCAAGGAGGCCCTCCTCAGCGCCCTAAGCCCCCTCTTGCGGCCATGA
- the hisF gene encoding imidazole glycerol phosphate synthase subunit HisF has protein sequence MSLAKRIVPCLDVHAGRVVKGVNFVNLRDAGDPVAAAQAYDQAGADELVFLDISATHEERAILLDVVAQVAERVFIPLTVGGGVRSLEDARRLLHAGADKVSVNSAAVKRPELIQELADHFGAQAVVLAIDARWRGDFPEVYIAGGRVPTGLHAVEWAVRGAELGAGEILLTSMDRDGTKEGYDLRLTRQVAEAVNVPVIASGGAGHMAHFLDAFQAGAEAALAASVFHFGEIQIPELKRFLAEKGVRVRLD, from the coding sequence ATGAGCCTCGCCAAACGCATCGTCCCCTGCCTGGACGTCCACGCCGGCCGGGTGGTCAAGGGGGTGAACTTCGTGAACCTGAGGGACGCCGGGGACCCCGTAGCGGCGGCCCAGGCCTACGACCAGGCGGGAGCGGACGAGCTCGTCTTTTTGGACATCTCCGCCACCCACGAGGAGAGGGCCATCCTCCTGGACGTGGTGGCCCAGGTGGCGGAAAGGGTCTTCATCCCCCTCACCGTGGGCGGGGGGGTGCGCTCCTTGGAGGATGCCCGGAGGCTCCTCCACGCCGGGGCGGACAAGGTGAGCGTGAACTCCGCCGCCGTGAAAAGGCCCGAGCTCATCCAGGAGCTCGCCGACCACTTCGGCGCCCAGGCGGTGGTCCTGGCCATTGACGCCCGCTGGCGGGGGGATTTCCCCGAGGTCTACATCGCGGGGGGAAGGGTGCCCACGGGCCTCCACGCCGTGGAGTGGGCGGTGCGGGGGGCAGAGCTTGGGGCCGGGGAGATCCTCCTCACCAGCATGGACCGGGACGGGACCAAGGAGGGGTACGACCTAAGGCTCACCCGCCAGGTGGCCGAGGCGGTGAACGTGCCCGTGATTGCGAGCGGCGGCGCGGGGCATATGGCGCACTTCCTCGATGCCTTCCAGGCGGGGGCGGAGGCCGCCTTGGCCGCCAGCGTCTTCCACTTCGGCGAGATCCAAATCCCCGAGCTCAAACGCTTCCTGGCGGAAAAGGGCGTGCGGGTGCGGCTAGACTAG
- the hisIE gene encoding bifunctional phosphoribosyl-AMP cyclohydrolase/phosphoribosyl-ATP diphosphatase HisIE, translated as MDLEVRFDERGLVPVVVQDARTGEVLTLAYANREALEETLRTRRSTFYSRSRQALWRKGETSGHFQEVVEVLLDCDGDAVVYKVLPKGPACHTGERSCFHRPLLQEKATPSLGEVLERVYATIGERLRTLPEGSYVAKLHRAGLDRILKKIGEEAGEVILAAKNHDKAELRHEAADLLFHLLLTLAEEGVGLEDLAETLWERHKPRE; from the coding sequence ATGGACCTGGAGGTGCGCTTTGACGAGCGGGGCCTCGTCCCGGTGGTGGTGCAGGACGCCCGCACGGGGGAGGTCCTCACCCTGGCCTACGCCAACCGGGAAGCCCTGGAGGAAACCCTAAGGACGCGGCGGAGCACCTTCTATAGCCGAAGCCGCCAGGCCCTCTGGCGCAAGGGGGAGACCTCGGGGCATTTCCAGGAGGTGGTGGAGGTCCTCCTAGACTGCGACGGGGACGCCGTGGTCTACAAGGTCCTCCCCAAGGGCCCCGCCTGCCACACGGGGGAAAGGAGTTGCTTCCACCGCCCCCTCCTCCAGGAGAAAGCCACCCCTAGCCTCGGGGAGGTGCTGGAACGGGTCTACGCCACCATAGGAGAAAGGCTAAGGACCCTCCCCGAAGGGAGCTACGTGGCGAAGCTTCACCGGGCGGGCCTGGACCGCATCCTGAAGAAGATTGGCGAGGAAGCGGGGGAGGTGATCCTGGCCGCCAAAAACCACGACAAGGCCGAACTCCGCCACGAGGCGGCGGACCTCCTTTTCCACCTCCTCCTCACCCTGGCGGAGGAGGGGGTGGGGTTAGAGGACCTGGCCGAAACCCTCTGGGAGCGGCACAAACCCCGGGAATAG
- the glpX gene encoding class II fructose-bisphosphatase, whose translation MEIERRLVLEVVRVTEQAALAASRFAGKGDKEAVDEAGTEAMRRVLNELPIRGTVVIGEGEMDEAPMLYIGEVLGQGGLEVDIAVDPVEGTTTAAKGLPNAVTVIALSEKGGLFHAPDMYMEKLIVPPPAAGLVDLTWPVSANLKALALALQRSVEDLVIVVLDRPRHERLIREIREAGARVKLISDGDVIAALAAAIRGTGVHAVMGIGGAPEGVLAAAALKCLGGEIQARFVPQNEEERARLRAMGGDENRVYRTEDLAPGKEIVFAATGITDGDILEGVRFFGGGARTHSIVMGHATRVVRFIDSIHLFETGARVTIRV comes from the coding sequence ATGGAAATTGAGCGCAGGCTCGTCCTGGAAGTGGTGCGGGTGACGGAACAGGCGGCCTTGGCGGCGAGCCGTTTCGCCGGCAAGGGGGACAAGGAGGCGGTGGACGAGGCGGGCACCGAGGCCATGCGCCGGGTCTTAAACGAGCTCCCCATCCGGGGCACCGTGGTCATCGGTGAGGGGGAGATGGACGAGGCCCCCATGCTCTACATCGGGGAGGTCCTGGGGCAGGGGGGCCTGGAGGTGGACATCGCCGTGGACCCCGTGGAGGGCACCACCACCGCCGCCAAGGGCCTGCCCAACGCCGTGACCGTCATCGCCTTAAGCGAAAAGGGCGGGCTTTTCCACGCCCCGGACATGTACATGGAAAAGCTCATCGTCCCCCCGCCCGCCGCCGGGCTCGTGGACCTCACCTGGCCCGTCTCCGCCAACCTGAAGGCCTTGGCCCTGGCCCTGCAACGCTCGGTGGAGGACCTGGTCATCGTGGTCCTGGACCGGCCCCGGCACGAAAGGCTCATCCGGGAGATCCGGGAAGCGGGGGCCCGGGTCAAGCTCATCTCCGACGGGGACGTGATCGCCGCCCTGGCCGCCGCCATACGGGGAACCGGGGTCCACGCCGTCATGGGCATCGGCGGGGCCCCGGAAGGGGTCTTGGCCGCCGCCGCCCTCAAGTGCCTGGGCGGGGAGATCCAGGCCCGCTTCGTGCCGCAAAACGAGGAGGAGCGGGCGCGGCTTAGGGCCATGGGCGGGGACGAGAACCGGGTCTACCGCACGGAGGACCTAGCCCCGGGCAAGGAGATCGTCTTCGCCGCCACGGGCATCACGGACGGGGACATCCTGGAGGGGGTGCGCTTCTTCGGCGGGGGGGCCAGGACCCACTCCATCGTCATGGGCCACGCTACCCGGGTGGTGCGCTTTATAGACTCCATCCACCTCTTTGAAACCGGGGCCCGGGTCACCATACGGGTGTGA